In Cicer arietinum cultivar CDC Frontier isolate Library 1 chromosome 1, Cicar.CDCFrontier_v2.0, whole genome shotgun sequence, one DNA window encodes the following:
- the LOC101508809 gene encoding aspartic proteinase CDR1-like, whose protein sequence is MNALVFFILALYSVFSISIIEASKIESGFSIDLIHRDSAMSPYYNPSMSTLDLLKNADSRSSSRLKRFSLSLLSNENESPESFIIPNNGDFLIRIYIGTPPVERFAIVDTGSDLTWVQCSPCASCFHQDTPLYVSSKSSTFTKVPCHSQSCTLLPPNQHACGKSQQCLYSLFYGDKSFTLGELVFDSISFGSNVTIPKSMFGCGYYNNFTADTSGKPVGIVGLGAGPLSLISQLGDSIGRKFSYCLLPFNSKSASKLKFGNQAIIKGDSVVSTPLLMNSSQHFLYQLNLQGITIGQNTLQTGRTDGNIVIDSGTTLTLLEQPFFDNFLTSMKQTIGIESVQNVPKPFHYCFPSQPNFKFPSTILHFNGANITLTPLNLFLLVENYLLCLTVVPSHIQGFSILGNLAHVNFQVEYDLERKILSFAASDCTDLNLS, encoded by the coding sequence ATGAATGCTTTAGTATTCTTCATTTTAGCACTATATTCAGTTTTTTCAATATCAATTATTGAAGCAAGTAAAATCGAAAGTGGTTTTAGCATTGATCTTATTCACCGTGATTCTGCTATGTCACCCTATTACAATCCCTCAATGTCCACATTAGATCTATTAAAAAATGCAGATTCACGTTCAAGTAGTAGACTTAAGAGATTTTCACTTTCTCTGTTGTCAAATGAAAATGAATCACCCGAATCATTTATAATTCCAAATAATGGTGATTTTCTGATTAGAATTTATATTGGCACCCCCCCGGTTGAAAGATTTGCTATTGTTGACACAGGGAGTGATCTTACATGGGTACAATGTTCTCCATGTGCGAGTTGTTTCCATCAAGACACTCCATTATATGTTAGCAGCAAGTCTTCAACTTTCACAAAAGTGCCATGTCATTCACAATCTTGCACACTACTTCCACCAAATCAACACGCATGTGGAAAATCACAACAATGTTTATACTCATTATTTTATGGTGACAAATCATTCACTCTTGGTGAATTGGTTTTTGATTCCATTAGTTTTGGTTCTAATGTTACAATTCCTAAGTCTATGTTTGGATGTGGATATTACAATAATTTCACAGCTGATACTAGTGGTAAACCAGTAGGAATTGTTGGTCTAGGAGCAGGGCCATTGTCACTAATTTCACAACTTGGTGATTCTATTGGTAGGAAATTCTCCTATTGTTTACTTCCTTTTAATTCAAAATCAGCTAGTAAATTGAAATTTGGGAATCAAGCTATTATAAAAGGTGACAGTGTTGTGTCTACTCCTCTCCTAATGAACTCTTCTCAACATTTTCTTTACCAACTCAATCTTCAGGGCATAACTATCGGACAAAACACACTTCAAACCGGTCGAACCGATGGTAACATTGTCATTGATTCAGGGACAACATTGACACTTCTTGAACAAccattttttgataattttctaACTTCCATGAAACAAACAATTGGGATTGAGTCAGTGCAAAATGTTCCAAAACCGTTCCACTATTGTTTTCCTTCTCaaccaaatttcaaatttccttCTACGATCTTGCATTTTAATGGAGCTAACATTACCTTGACTCCTTTGAACTTGTTTTTATTGGTTGAAAACTACTTGCTGTGCTTGACAGTAGTACCATCCCATATCCAAGGTTTTTCCATCCTTGGAAATTTAGCGCATGTTAATTTTCAAGTGGAATATGATCTTGAACGGAAAATATTGTCTTTTGCTGCTAGTGATTGTACTGATCTTAACTTATCCTAA
- the LOC101509131 gene encoding aspartic proteinase CDR1-like, producing MNALVFFILALYSVFSISIIEASKIESGFSIDLIHRDSAMSPYYNPSMSTLDLLRNADSRSSSRLKKFSLSMLSNENESPESFIIPNNGDFLIKIYIGTPPVERFAIVDTGSDLTWVQCSPCASCFHQDTPLYVSSKSSTFTNVPCHSQSCTLLPPNQHACGKSQQCLYSYFYGDKSFTVGELVFDSISFGSNVTIPKSMFGCGYYNNFTADTSGKPVGIVGLGAGPLSLISQLGDSIGRKFSYCLLPFNSKSASKLKFGNQAVIKGDSVVSTPLLMNSSQPFLYQLNLQGITIGQNTLQTGRTDGNIVIDSGTTLTFLEQPFFDNFLTSMKQTIGIESVQNVPKPFHYCFPSQPNFKFPSTILHFNGANITLTPLNLFSLVENYLLCLTVLPSHIQGFSILGNLAHVNFQVEYDLERKILSFAASDCTDLNLS from the coding sequence ATGAATGCTTTAGTATTCTTCATTTTAGCACTATATTCAGTTTTTTCAATATCAATTATTGAAGCAAGTAAAATCGAAAGTGGTTTTAGCATTGATCTTATTCACCGTGATTCTGCTATGTCACCCTATTACAATCCCTCAATGTCCACATTAGATCTATTAAGAAATGCAGATTCACGTTCAAGTAGTAGACTTAAGAAATTTTCACTTTCTATGTTGTCAAATGAAAATGAATCACCCGAATCATTTATAATTCCAAATAATGGTGATTTtctgattaaaatttatattggcACCCCCCCGGTTGAAAGATTTGCTATTGTTGACACAGGGAGTGATCTTACATGGGTACAATGTTCTCCATGTGCGAGTTGTTTCCATCAAGACACTCCATTATATGTTAGCAGCAAGTCTTCAACTTTCACAAACGTGCCATGTCATTCACAATCTTGCACACTACTTCCACCAAATCAACACGCATGTGGAAAATCACAACAATGTTTATACTCATACTTTTATGGTGACAAATCATTCACTGTTGGTGAATTGGTTTTTGATTCCATTAGTTTTGGTTCTAATGTTACAATTCCTAAGTCTATGTTTGGATGTGGATATTACAATAATTTCACAGCTGATACTAGTGGTAAACCAGTAGGAATTGTTGGTCTAGGAGCAGGGCCATTGTCACTAATTTCACAACTTGGTGATTCTATTGGTAGGAAATTCTCCTATTGTTTACTTCCTTTTAATTCAAAATCAGCTAGTAAATTGAAATTTGGGAATCAAGCTGTTATAAAAGGTGACAGTGTTGTGTCTACTCCTCTCCTAATGAACTCTTCTCAACCTTTTCTTTACCAACTCAATCTTCAGGGCATAACTATCGGACAAAACACACTTCAAACCGGTCGAACCGATGGTAACATTGTCATTGATTCAGGGACAACATTGACATTTCTTGAACAAccattttttgataattttctaACTTCCATGAAACAAACAATTGGGATTGAGTCAGTGCAAAATGTTCCAAAACCGTTCCACTATTGTTTTCCTTCTCaaccaaatttcaaatttccttCTACGATCTTGCATTTTAATGGAGCTAACATTACCTTGACTCCTTTGAACTTGTTTTCATTGGTTGAAAACTACTTGCTATGCTTGACAGTATTACCATCCCATATCCAAGGTTTTTCCATCCTTGGAAATTTAGCGCATGTTAATTTTCAAGTGGAATATGATCTTGAACGGAAAATATTGTCTTTTGCTGCTAGTGATTGTACTGATCTTAACTTATCCTAA